Sequence from the bacterium genome:
AAAAGAGCAATGTCGCGAACCTCGATCGCAGCCCTCGATTCAGGCTCATAAAGGGCGACCTGCTGAAGATCGACCTCGACACGTTGCTCTCGGACGTTGACATCGTATTTCATCTCGCAGCTCAGGCGGGCGTCAGAGCGAGTTGGGGCCACCATTTCAAGGACTACAGCAGGTTCAACATCGAGGCAACTCAGGAGCTTCTAGAGGCCGCAAAAGACAAGGGCCTGACCAAGTTCGTCTATGCATCATCCTCGTCGGTTTACGGCGAGGTCAAGGAGCTTCCGGTCACAGAAGGCCATCCATTGAACCCGATCTCGCCATACGGCGTTACGAAGCTCGCGGCCGAGCATCTTTGCGGCATATACGCCAAAGACTTCGGGGTGCCGGTCGTCAGCCTGCGGTTCTTCACCGTGTTCGGCCCGCGCCAAAGGCCCGACATGGCCATCCACAAGTTCATTTTAGCGGCGCTCAAGGGCCAGCCGGTCGAGGTGTTCGGGGACGGCACCCAGACAAGGGACTTCACGTTTGTCCTTGACGTGGTCGAGGCCTGTATGCTCGCCGCCACCAAGAACGCTGAGAATGTCCCATACAATATCGGCGGCGGCTCTCGGATAACCGTGAACGACCTCATCCGACTCCTGGAGAAGGTCCTGGACACCTCGATCGAGAC
This genomic interval carries:
- a CDS encoding NAD-dependent epimerase/dehydratase family protein — protein: KSNVANLDRSPRFRLIKGDLLKIDLDTLLSDVDIVFHLAAQAGVRASWGHHFKDYSRFNIEATQELLEAAKDKGLTKFVYASSSSVYGEVKELPVTEGHPLNPISPYGVTKLAAEHLCGIYAKDFGVPVVSLRFFTVFGPRQRPDMAIHKFILAALKGQPVEVFGDGTQTRDFTFVLDVVEACMLAATKNAENVPYNIGGGSRITVNDLIRLLEKVLDTSIETQFVERQRGDVTHTHASCEKARADFGYSPKYTLEEGLFEEAAWFRKHIS